In one Sphingomonas sp. AP4-R1 genomic region, the following are encoded:
- a CDS encoding LysR substrate-binding domain-containing protein, whose amino-acid sequence MRRLPPLTAVEAFVQVARLGSVKAAAEELALSSPALSRRIQALERFLGRPLFARRHQAMVLNSDGQMLLARIAPALDALAVAIDATTGESELLRLRLSVPQLFASQRLLPGLPQLKHEHPQLHIDIDTQPHALTRLGEGIDAAVVLGREVDATFYSRRIAHNNIAVIGAKSFLQGENAIRTPADVARATVLIHRDLPELFNEWRDAIGEPELEPAAFDRFDSGAVVLEAAAQGLGIAFMLEDHVALSHDDRLTNLVQTKVQSSYSYWFASRRTALSNRAVRIFHDWLFGEFMLGEE is encoded by the coding sequence ATGCGGAGATTGCCGCCGCTCACAGCGGTAGAGGCTTTTGTGCAGGTGGCACGGCTCGGCTCGGTCAAAGCCGCCGCGGAGGAGCTTGCGCTCTCGTCGCCGGCGTTGAGCCGACGCATTCAGGCGTTGGAGCGTTTTCTGGGACGCCCGCTGTTCGCGCGGCGGCATCAGGCAATGGTGCTGAACAGCGACGGGCAGATGCTGCTCGCGCGGATCGCGCCTGCGCTCGATGCGCTTGCCGTTGCGATCGACGCAACCACGGGTGAGTCCGAACTGTTGCGACTGCGTCTCAGCGTCCCCCAGCTTTTCGCATCGCAGCGACTTTTGCCGGGCCTGCCTCAGCTGAAGCACGAACATCCGCAGCTGCACATCGATATCGATACGCAGCCGCACGCTTTGACCCGCCTGGGCGAAGGAATCGACGCCGCGGTGGTGCTGGGTCGCGAGGTTGACGCGACCTTCTACAGCCGCCGGATCGCGCACAACAATATCGCGGTGATCGGCGCGAAATCCTTCCTGCAGGGCGAGAATGCGATCCGCACGCCCGCCGACGTGGCGCGCGCGACCGTTCTGATCCACCGTGATCTGCCGGAGCTGTTCAACGAGTGGCGCGATGCGATCGGCGAGCCGGAGCTGGAGCCGGCCGCGTTCGATCGTTTCGATTCGGGAGCCGTGGTGCTGGAGGCTGCGGCGCAGGGGCTCGGCATCGCCTTCATGCTGGAGGATCATGTCGCGCTCTCGCACGACGATCGCCTGACCAATCTGGTGCAGACGAAGGTGCAGTCCAGCTACAGCTACTGGTTCGCCTCGCGCCGCACGGCGCTGTCCAACCGCGCCGTCCGCATCTTCCATGACTGGCTGTTCGGCGAGTTCATGCTGGGCGAGGAATAA
- a CDS encoding peptidylprolyl isomerase has product MADETLTLSLDSGGDVVIRLRPDLAPGHVARIVELAKEGFYDGVVFHRVIPGFMAQGGDPTGTGMGGSEKPDLKAEFSAEPHVRGVCSMARASNPNSANSQFFICFDDATFLDRQYTVWGEVTEGMEFVDALPKGEPPRTPGKIVTATVA; this is encoded by the coding sequence ATGGCAGACGAAACCCTGACCCTTTCGCTCGATAGCGGCGGCGACGTCGTGATCCGGCTGCGGCCCGATCTGGCGCCCGGCCATGTCGCGCGCATCGTGGAGCTGGCCAAGGAAGGCTTCTACGATGGCGTGGTGTTCCACCGCGTGATCCCCGGCTTCATGGCGCAGGGCGGCGATCCGACCGGCACCGGCATGGGCGGCTCGGAAAAGCCCGACCTGAAGGCGGAATTCTCGGCCGAGCCGCACGTGCGCGGCGTCTGCTCGATGGCGCGCGCGTCGAACCCGAACAGCGCGAACAGCCAGTTCTTCATCTGCTTCGACGACGCGACCTTCCTCGATCGCCAGTACACCGTGTGGGGCGAAGTGACCGAGGGCATGGAATTCGTGGACGCGCTGCCCAAGGGCGAGCCGCCGCGCACGCCCGGCAAGATCGTGACGGCGACGGTCGCCTAA
- the mgtE gene encoding magnesium transporter has protein sequence MSESEIETIIPATEAPASGAPAPTPLDTAHDSEARLTPEFVAAVIEKVEDGDTEGARALVEPLHPADVADLFELAPREHRQALATALGIDDLLDADVLAEMNDWVREQLIEVLSPHQVAELATQLDTDDAVAIIEDMEEEDQRAVLRAMEPDDRAAIEEALSYPEESAGRLMQRDLIAVPEHWKVSDVIAYLRSNDDLTTDFWEVFVVDIAHKPVGTCKVSWVIRAPDDAPIADVMAREQTLIPADMDQEDVALRFQKYALVSAAVVDKSGRLVGMITVDDIVHIIQEEAGEDALLLSGAGDGDINEPIRFTVKTRLTWLIVNLGTAMIAASVVGLFQGEIARFALLAVLMPIVSGMGGNAGTQTLAVIVRALATNQLTSSNTWRMIGREFRVALANGLSLGTIIGLGTFLVYRNHDLALVIALAMVINNLVAGLAGVLIPIGLDRARVDPAVSSAVFVTMATDVMGFFSFLGLATLWGLGG, from the coding sequence ATGAGCGAGAGCGAGATCGAGACCATCATCCCCGCGACGGAGGCTCCCGCGTCAGGCGCCCCTGCCCCCACGCCGCTGGACACCGCGCACGATTCCGAGGCGCGGCTGACGCCCGAATTCGTCGCCGCCGTGATCGAGAAGGTCGAGGATGGCGACACGGAAGGCGCGCGCGCGCTCGTCGAGCCGCTCCACCCCGCCGACGTCGCCGATCTGTTCGAGCTGGCCCCGCGCGAGCATCGCCAGGCGCTCGCCACCGCGCTCGGAATCGACGATCTGCTCGACGCCGACGTGCTGGCCGAGATGAACGATTGGGTGCGCGAGCAGCTGATCGAGGTTCTCTCGCCGCATCAGGTCGCCGAGCTCGCCACCCAGCTCGATACCGACGATGCCGTCGCGATCATCGAGGACATGGAGGAGGAGGACCAGCGCGCCGTCCTCCGCGCGATGGAGCCGGACGATCGCGCCGCTATCGAGGAAGCGCTCTCCTATCCGGAAGAGAGCGCCGGCCGCCTGATGCAGCGCGATCTGATCGCGGTGCCCGAGCATTGGAAGGTGTCGGACGTGATCGCCTATCTGCGGTCCAACGACGATCTCACCACCGATTTCTGGGAAGTGTTCGTCGTCGACATCGCCCACAAGCCGGTCGGAACGTGCAAGGTAAGCTGGGTGATCCGCGCGCCGGACGATGCCCCGATCGCCGACGTGATGGCGCGCGAACAGACCCTGATCCCGGCCGACATGGATCAGGAGGACGTGGCTTTGCGCTTCCAGAAATATGCGCTCGTCTCGGCCGCCGTGGTCGACAAGTCCGGGCGTCTGGTCGGCATGATCACCGTCGACGACATCGTCCACATCATCCAGGAGGAAGCGGGCGAGGACGCGCTGCTGCTGTCCGGCGCGGGCGACGGCGACATCAACGAGCCGATCCGCTTCACGGTGAAGACGCGGCTCACCTGGCTGATCGTCAATCTCGGCACCGCGATGATCGCCGCTTCGGTCGTCGGGCTGTTCCAGGGCGAGATCGCCCGTTTCGCGCTTCTCGCCGTGCTCATGCCGATCGTCTCGGGCATGGGCGGCAATGCCGGCACGCAGACCCTGGCGGTGATCGTGCGTGCGCTCGCCACCAATCAGCTGACCAGTTCGAACACGTGGCGCATGATCGGCCGCGAATTCCGGGTGGCGCTCGCCAACGGACTGTCGCTCGGCACGATCATCGGGCTCGGCACCTTCCTGGTCTATCGCAATCACGATCTGGCGCTCGTGATCGCGCTGGCGATGGTCATCAACAATCTGGTGGCGGGGCTCGCGGGCGTGCTGATCCCGATCGGCCTCGACCGCGCCCGCGTCGATCCCGCCGTCTCCTCGGCCGTGTTCGTCACGATGGCGACGGACGTGATGGGCTTCTTCTCCTTCCTCGGCCTCGCCACGCTGTGGGGATTGGGCGGCTAG
- a CDS encoding DUF1489 family protein translates to MLDARLAGRAMGGETYVVTRYRPTRHSELIGGSLFWIVRHQLVARSPILGFAEAEKGHCVIRLAADLVPVRYRPKRAHQGWRYLTAADAPADLDGDEAEGDTLPPDLAGKLAALALI, encoded by the coding sequence ATGCTCGACGCGCGCCTCGCCGGCCGCGCGATGGGCGGCGAAACCTATGTCGTCACGCGCTACCGCCCCACGCGCCACAGCGAGCTGATCGGCGGATCGCTGTTCTGGATCGTCCGCCACCAGCTCGTCGCCCGCTCGCCGATCCTCGGCTTCGCGGAGGCGGAGAAGGGCCATTGCGTGATCCGCCTCGCCGCCGATCTGGTGCCCGTCCGCTATCGCCCCAAGCGCGCGCATCAGGGCTGGCGCTACCTCACCGCCGCCGACGCCCCCGCCGATCTGGACGGCGACGAGGCCGAGGGCGACACGCTGCCGCCCGATCTGGCGGGGAAGCTCGCCGCGCTCGCGCTGATCTAG
- a CDS encoding head GIN domain-containing protein, with translation MRIANLAALLLVGVSAPAFAATRTFPVGGFERVRSNVPFDVVVRTGAPLGVHAVGKDEVLARLRVFVRNGELVIDADKGRWYQNITIHKEDRVTINVTAPRLNGVSLAGPGDMTVNALRAPIANVALSGPGNISIGSIEASRADVAVSGPGDLRLSGKTGAARIVGSGPGQVHGEGWTVNDATVVVTGPGDVALTALRTANVTLTGPGDVRIGGRPRCQVVKRGPGSVRCGG, from the coding sequence ATGCGGATTGCGAATCTTGCTGCGCTTTTGCTCGTCGGTGTCAGCGCGCCGGCCTTCGCTGCCACACGCACCTTTCCGGTCGGCGGCTTTGAAAGGGTGCGCAGCAACGTGCCGTTCGACGTGGTCGTCCGGACGGGCGCGCCGCTCGGCGTGCATGCCGTGGGCAAGGACGAGGTCCTCGCCCGGCTGCGTGTGTTTGTCCGCAACGGCGAACTCGTGATCGATGCCGACAAGGGCCGCTGGTATCAGAATATCACGATCCACAAGGAGGATCGCGTGACGATCAACGTCACCGCGCCGCGCCTGAACGGTGTATCGCTGGCCGGGCCGGGCGACATGACCGTGAACGCGCTGCGTGCGCCGATCGCCAACGTAGCGCTTTCCGGGCCGGGCAATATTTCCATCGGATCGATCGAGGCGAGCCGTGCGGACGTGGCCGTCAGCGGGCCGGGCGACTTGCGGCTGTCGGGCAAGACCGGCGCCGCGAGGATCGTCGGCAGCGGGCCGGGGCAGGTGCACGGCGAGGGCTGGACCGTGAACGATGCCACCGTCGTCGTAACCGGACCCGGTGATGTCGCGCTGACCGCGCTGCGGACGGCCAACGTCACGCTCACAGGGCCCGGCGATGTCCGCATCGGCGGCCGTCCACGCTGCCAGGTCGTCAAGCGCGGCCCCGGCAGCGTGCGCTGCGGCGGCTGA
- a CDS encoding FAD-dependent oxidoreductase — MDRRSFIGNAAALGMAGLAARPERLLAQGIAPAPFGTEPILPLAASPDRIFRTTVCLRPFRAVGPRLEVERIAGKRIVHHYGHGGSGWSLSWGSALDMLALALQDSPKEIAVVGAGAIGLTSAITLQRAGAKVTIYSAARFPDVRSARATGTWSPDSRVAMADKVAPDFADRWERMARASFARHQSYLGLPGDPVDWTDRYNLFDTEPPAAGNRPHVETGLHFAEYQERLRDLVPRTHPLAPGTHPFRVPFARKTTSLMFNVADFAHTLETDFQLAGGRFVPMELHEPSDFAKIREKVIVNCTGYGARALMRDESIVPVRGQIAWLIPQAGLRYGLFYRDISVLARKDGIVVQAVGADDSFGYNDANESPDRAAADASVATIASLFEPPAKA, encoded by the coding sequence ATGGATCGTCGTTCGTTTATCGGAAATGCGGCCGCACTCGGGATGGCCGGCCTCGCCGCGCGGCCGGAACGCCTGCTGGCGCAGGGAATCGCGCCCGCGCCGTTCGGCACCGAGCCGATTCTGCCGCTGGCCGCCAGCCCGGATCGCATCTTCCGCACCACCGTCTGCCTGCGCCCGTTCCGCGCCGTCGGCCCCCGGCTGGAGGTGGAGCGGATCGCCGGCAAGCGCATCGTCCATCATTATGGCCATGGCGGCAGCGGCTGGTCGCTCTCCTGGGGGTCCGCGCTCGATATGCTCGCGCTGGCGCTGCAGGATTCGCCGAAGGAGATTGCGGTGGTCGGCGCGGGCGCGATCGGCCTGACGAGCGCGATCACGCTGCAGCGCGCGGGCGCCAAGGTGACGATCTATTCCGCCGCGCGCTTTCCCGACGTTCGCTCCGCGCGCGCCACGGGCACCTGGTCGCCCGATTCGCGCGTGGCGATGGCGGACAAAGTCGCGCCTGACTTCGCCGATCGGTGGGAGCGGATGGCGCGCGCCTCGTTCGCGCGGCACCAGAGCTATCTCGGCCTGCCCGGCGATCCGGTCGACTGGACCGATCGCTACAATCTGTTCGACACGGAGCCGCCTGCGGCCGGCAACCGTCCGCATGTCGAAACCGGGCTGCACTTCGCCGAATATCAGGAGCGGCTGCGCGATCTGGTGCCGAGGACGCATCCGCTGGCACCCGGCACGCATCCGTTCCGCGTCCCCTTCGCGCGCAAGACCACCTCGCTGATGTTCAACGTCGCCGATTTCGCCCACACGCTGGAGACGGATTTCCAGCTGGCGGGCGGGCGCTTCGTGCCGATGGAATTGCACGAGCCCTCCGATTTCGCGAAGATCCGCGAGAAGGTGATCGTCAATTGCACCGGCTATGGTGCGCGCGCGCTGATGCGGGACGAGAGCATCGTGCCGGTGCGCGGCCAGATCGCCTGGCTGATTCCGCAGGCGGGCCTGCGCTACGGCCTGTTCTATCGCGACATCAGCGTGCTGGCGCGCAAGGACGGCATCGTCGTCCAGGCGGTGGGGGCCGACGATTCGTTCGGCTATAACGACGCCAACGAAAGCCCCGATCGCGCTGCGGCAGACGCCTCGGTCGCGACGATCGCCAGCCTGTTCGAGCCGCCTGCGAAAGCCTGA
- a CDS encoding CarD family transcriptional regulator, with protein MAAKALSFVVGDYVVYPKHGVGRVVELQSQEIAGAKLELYVLRFEKERMTLRVPTNKAESVGMRKLSSNAQMTDALTTLKGKPKVKRTMWSRRAQEYEAKINSGDLVSIAEVVRDLFRADDQPEQSYSERQIFEAACSRLARELAAMEQVDEPTAQVKILDILRAAAAIHNK; from the coding sequence ATGGCAGCAAAGGCGCTGAGCTTCGTCGTCGGCGATTACGTCGTTTACCCCAAGCATGGTGTAGGCCGCGTCGTCGAACTGCAGAGCCAGGAAATCGCCGGTGCCAAGCTGGAGCTCTATGTGCTCCGCTTCGAGAAGGAGCGGATGACGCTCCGCGTGCCGACCAACAAGGCCGAGAGCGTGGGCATGCGCAAGCTCTCGTCCAACGCGCAGATGACGGACGCGCTCACCACGCTGAAGGGCAAGCCCAAGGTGAAGCGCACCATGTGGTCGCGTCGCGCGCAGGAATATGAAGCCAAGATCAATTCGGGCGATCTCGTGTCGATCGCCGAGGTGGTCCGCGATCTGTTCCGCGCCGACGATCAGCCCGAGCAGAGCTATTCCGAGCGCCAGATCTTCGAGGCGGCGTGCAGCCGTCTCGCCCGCGAACTGGCGGCGATGGAGCAGGTCGACGAGCCGACGGCGCAGGTGAAGATCCTGGACATCCTCCGCGCGGCGGCGGCGATCCACAACAAGTAA
- the fdxA gene encoding ferredoxin FdxA, giving the protein MTYVVTDACIRCKYMDCVEVCPVDCFYEGDNMLVINPSECIDCGVCEPECPAEAILPDTENGLEKWLELNTTFSAQWPNITRKREAPADADEWKDVKNKLDEHFSPEPGQGD; this is encoded by the coding sequence ATGACCTACGTCGTCACCGACGCCTGCATCCGTTGCAAATATATGGACTGCGTCGAGGTGTGTCCCGTCGACTGCTTCTACGAGGGCGACAATATGCTCGTCATCAATCCCTCGGAATGCATCGACTGCGGTGTGTGCGAGCCGGAATGCCCGGCCGAGGCGATCCTGCCCGATACCGAGAACGGCCTCGAAAAGTGGCTGGAACTCAACACGACCTTCTCCGCCCAGTGGCCGAACATCACGCGCAAGCGCGAGGCGCCGGCCGATGCGGACGAGTGGAAGGACGTGAAGAACAAGCTGGACGAGCATTTCTCGCCGGAGCCCGGCCAGGGCGACTGA
- a CDS encoding RNA-binding S4 domain-containing protein: protein MRLDKYLWFVRLVKTRALAQALIEQGHLRIDGRPVDRSHATVKPGMVLGFPLHDRVRVLRIELLPMRRGPAAEAQACYTDLDPLPPDEHRREQPDASSS from the coding sequence GTGCGGCTCGACAAATATCTCTGGTTCGTGCGCCTGGTGAAGACGCGGGCGCTGGCGCAGGCGTTGATCGAGCAGGGGCATTTGCGGATCGACGGGCGTCCGGTCGATCGCAGCCACGCTACCGTGAAGCCCGGCATGGTGCTGGGCTTTCCGCTCCACGATCGGGTGCGCGTGCTGCGGATCGAGCTGCTGCCGATGCGGCGCGGGCCGGCTGCGGAGGCGCAGGCCTGCTACACCGATCTGGATCCGTTGCCGCCCGATGAACACCGGCGTGAACAGCCGGACGCGTCATCTAGTTGA
- a CDS encoding helicase-related protein: MTRFTDQPLVAVLGPTNTGKTHLAVERMCAHSSGLIGFPLRLLAREVYDRVVAIKGEASVALITGEEKIVPPQARWFLTTAESMPVSGGREGGFERDFAFVGLDEAQLAADRERGHIFTDRLLRARGREETMLLGSEALRPMLRALAPKAEIITRPRFSTLTYAGTTKLSRLPKRSVVVAFSAEEVYAVAEMLRRLRGGAAVVMGALSPRTRNAQVAMFQAGEVDYLVATDAIGMGLNMDVAHVAFASLRKFDGRKVRRLTVSEMAQIAGRAGRHQRDGTFGTLSFEGGSAQFEDEEVMAIEEHRMPPLDHLYWREGAPSLAGIDDLIRDLERRPDHPVLRPAPEAIDLAVLKRLAEEPWVRERAAGSKMVARLWDACGLPDFRKTGAEPHSRLVARIFRHRSEGDGTLPVQWFADELVRLESVSGDVETLSDRLAGVRTWAYIAHRSDWLAEPAKWVERTRAIEERLSDALHQKLTQRFVDRRTAVLMRDLGARGADILPMKVAEDGTVTVDGEAIGALIGFRFKADPQARHGDMKRLMAAAERRLGEELARRARALAADEDAAFSLATDPGRPVALFWQGDVVARLTKGKDLLHPRIELHRALESLPKAERAAVVERLARWLESGIARHLAPLVALTTAARDREQPAAVRALLAPLAEAAGVLARRGMEPVLEALDKTLRPIVARLGVRIGTLDIFVPALIKPEPSRWRIALFAAQEGATMPSVPPIGAVSVDTPNEAALAAAFVMAGFRPLGAQMLRVDQVERLARNAHEARPDGKGGRRPFAPDPGLPVSLGLGSASFQQLMLALGFRRAEEGWLWRGKPAPQKVKAQAARPRPGNAFGALAGLRL; the protein is encoded by the coding sequence ATGACGCGCTTTACCGATCAGCCGCTCGTGGCGGTGCTCGGGCCGACGAACACCGGCAAGACCCATCTGGCGGTCGAACGGATGTGTGCGCATTCGTCCGGGCTGATCGGCTTCCCCCTGCGGCTGCTAGCGCGCGAGGTCTATGACCGGGTCGTCGCGATCAAGGGCGAGGCTTCGGTGGCGCTGATCACGGGCGAGGAGAAGATCGTCCCCCCGCAGGCGCGCTGGTTCCTGACGACCGCCGAATCGATGCCGGTCTCAGGCGGGCGCGAGGGCGGATTCGAGCGGGATTTCGCGTTCGTCGGGCTGGACGAGGCGCAGCTGGCGGCGGATCGTGAGCGTGGCCACATCTTCACCGATCGGTTGCTGCGCGCGCGCGGCCGCGAGGAGACGATGCTGCTGGGGTCCGAGGCGCTGCGGCCGATGCTGCGCGCGCTGGCGCCCAAGGCCGAGATCATCACGCGGCCGCGTTTCTCGACGCTCACTTATGCGGGCACGACCAAGCTGTCGCGCCTGCCCAAGCGCTCGGTGGTCGTCGCCTTCTCGGCCGAGGAGGTTTACGCCGTGGCCGAGATGCTGCGGCGCCTGCGCGGCGGGGCGGCGGTGGTGATGGGCGCGCTCTCCCCCCGCACGCGCAACGCGCAGGTAGCGATGTTCCAGGCGGGCGAGGTGGATTATCTCGTCGCCACCGATGCGATCGGCATGGGCCTGAACATGGACGTGGCGCATGTCGCCTTCGCCTCGCTGCGCAAGTTCGACGGGCGCAAGGTGCGGCGTCTGACCGTCTCGGAAATGGCGCAGATCGCCGGGCGCGCCGGGCGCCACCAGCGCGACGGCACGTTCGGCACGCTCTCATTCGAGGGCGGCTCCGCGCAGTTCGAGGATGAGGAGGTGATGGCGATCGAGGAGCATCGCATGCCCCCGCTCGACCATCTCTACTGGCGCGAGGGCGCGCCGAGCCTTGCCGGAATCGACGATCTGATCCGCGATCTGGAGCGGCGCCCGGATCATCCGGTGCTGCGCCCCGCGCCCGAGGCGATCGACCTCGCCGTGCTGAAACGGCTGGCGGAAGAGCCGTGGGTGCGCGAGCGGGCGGCGGGATCGAAGATGGTCGCGCGCCTGTGGGATGCGTGCGGCCTGCCCGATTTCCGCAAGACCGGCGCCGAGCCGCATTCGCGCCTCGTCGCGCGCATCTTCCGCCATCGCAGCGAGGGCGACGGCACGCTGCCGGTGCAATGGTTCGCGGACGAATTGGTGCGGCTGGAAAGCGTGAGCGGGGATGTGGAGACGCTCTCGGATCGGCTCGCGGGCGTGCGGACCTGGGCCTATATCGCGCACCGGAGCGACTGGCTGGCTGAGCCCGCCAAATGGGTCGAGCGGACGCGCGCGATCGAGGAGCGCCTGTCCGACGCGCTCCACCAGAAGCTGACGCAGCGTTTCGTCGATCGGCGCACCGCCGTGCTGATGCGCGATCTGGGTGCGCGCGGGGCGGACATCTTGCCGATGAAGGTGGCGGAGGACGGCACCGTCACCGTGGACGGCGAGGCGATCGGCGCGCTGATCGGCTTCCGCTTCAAGGCCGATCCGCAGGCGCGCCATGGCGACATGAAACGGCTGATGGCGGCGGCCGAACGTCGGCTGGGCGAGGAACTGGCGCGGCGCGCGCGGGCGCTGGCGGCGGACGAGGATGCGGCGTTCAGCCTCGCGACCGATCCGGGGCGGCCGGTCGCGCTCTTCTGGCAGGGCGATGTCGTGGCGCGGCTGACCAAGGGCAAGGATCTGCTCCACCCCCGGATCGAGCTGCACCGCGCGCTGGAAAGCCTGCCCAAGGCCGAGCGGGCGGCGGTAGTCGAACGGCTGGCGCGCTGGCTGGAGAGCGGGATCGCGCGGCATCTGGCGCCGCTCGTCGCGCTGACGACGGCGGCGCGGGATCGCGAGCAGCCGGCGGCGGTGCGCGCGCTGCTGGCGCCGCTGGCGGAGGCGGCGGGCGTGCTGGCGCGGCGTGGGATGGAGCCGGTGCTGGAAGCGCTCGACAAGACGCTGCGGCCAATCGTGGCGCGGCTGGGCGTGCGGATCGGCACGCTCGACATCTTCGTGCCGGCACTCATCAAGCCGGAGCCCTCGCGCTGGCGGATCGCGCTGTTTGCCGCGCAGGAGGGGGCGACCATGCCGTCGGTTCCACCGATCGGCGCGGTTTCGGTGGATACGCCGAACGAGGCCGCGCTGGCGGCGGCCTTCGTCATGGCCGGCTTCCGGCCGCTCGGCGCGCAGATGCTGCGCGTGGATCAAGTGGAGCGGCTGGCGCGCAACGCGCATGAGGCGCGCCCGGACGGCAAAGGCGGGCGGCGCCCGTTCGCGCCCGATCCCGGTCTGCCGGTGAGCCTCGGCCTGGGATCGGCCAGCTTCCAGCAGTTGATGCTCGCGCTCGGCTTCCGGCGGGCGGAGGAAGGCTGGCTGTGGCGGGGCAAGCCCGCTCCGCAAAAGGTCAAGGCGCAGGCGGCGCGCCCGCGCCCCGGCAATGCCTTCGGCGCGCTCGCGGGGCTGCGGCTTTGA
- a CDS encoding M23 family metallopeptidase codes for MYRQDSGELAGGGAGTVALRSRAYARFDASLLRRGLDRTRDLDLVVDLGARIGSGEWWRGLATCTALCASAFALAPSYRPLVGQTAPALGDAQQQEMRTQAIAPSAYGADTGRVTAPTALVEELAETPERPEIDITTTLGRGDGFARVLTRAGVGEEDAKRTADLVSNAVSLGDIKPGTKLEMTLGRRPNRKVARPLDRLAFRAKFELALEVNRNGGQLQLLKKPIAVDETPLRIQGRVGSGLFAAARSAGAPPKAIEAYLKAVAQYMPISGVRSNDRFDLIVEHRRAATGETETGSLLYGGLDQGKKVLRLLKWDKDGKEQWFDAAGVGAEKKGGMTMPVHGHLTSSFGARFHPILGYSRMHQGVDYGAPMGSPIIAATDGTVRFAGWHGGHGNYVQLQHPGNLQTGYAHMSRIVAKVGQKVHAGQLIGYVGSTGLSTGPHLHFEMFQNGRAVNPAGMKLAQAAQLAGAQLARFKATLARLLTTRVGG; via the coding sequence ATGTACCGGCAGGATAGCGGAGAGCTTGCAGGCGGGGGTGCTGGCACCGTCGCGCTGCGGAGCCGCGCTTATGCCCGCTTCGATGCATCGTTGCTCCGCCGCGGCCTCGATCGCACGCGCGATCTGGATCTGGTCGTCGATCTCGGCGCGCGCATCGGCAGCGGCGAATGGTGGCGCGGCCTCGCCACCTGCACCGCGCTGTGCGCCTCCGCTTTCGCGCTCGCCCCGTCCTATCGCCCACTCGTCGGCCAGACCGCACCGGCGCTGGGCGACGCGCAGCAGCAGGAGATGCGGACCCAGGCGATCGCGCCCTCGGCATACGGCGCCGATACCGGCCGCGTCACCGCGCCCACCGCACTGGTCGAGGAACTGGCCGAGACGCCCGAACGGCCGGAGATCGACATCACCACCACGCTCGGCCGCGGCGACGGCTTCGCCCGCGTGCTGACCCGCGCCGGCGTGGGCGAAGAGGATGCGAAGCGCACCGCCGATCTGGTGTCGAATGCCGTTTCGCTGGGCGACATCAAGCCCGGCACCAAGCTGGAGATGACGCTCGGCCGCCGCCCCAATCGCAAGGTGGCGCGCCCGCTCGATCGCCTCGCCTTCCGCGCCAAGTTCGAACTCGCGCTGGAGGTGAACCGCAACGGCGGCCAGCTGCAGCTGCTGAAGAAGCCGATCGCCGTCGACGAGACGCCGCTCCGCATCCAGGGCCGCGTCGGCTCGGGGCTATTTGCGGCCGCGCGCTCGGCCGGCGCTCCGCCCAAGGCGATCGAAGCCTATCTGAAGGCGGTCGCCCAATATATGCCGATCTCCGGCGTGCGATCGAACGACCGCTTCGATCTGATCGTCGAGCATCGCCGCGCCGCCACCGGCGAGACCGAGACGGGCAGCCTGCTCTATGGCGGCCTCGATCAGGGCAAGAAGGTGCTGCGCCTGCTGAAGTGGGACAAGGACGGCAAGGAACAGTGGTTTGACGCGGCCGGCGTGGGCGCGGAGAAGAAGGGCGGCATGACGATGCCCGTCCACGGCCACCTCACCTCTTCGTTCGGCGCGCGCTTCCACCCGATCCTCGGCTATAGCCGCATGCATCAGGGCGTCGATTATGGCGCGCCGATGGGATCGCCGATCATCGCCGCCACGGACGGCACCGTCCGCTTCGCCGGCTGGCATGGCGGCCACGGCAATTACGTGCAGCTCCAGCATCCCGGCAATCTGCAGACCGGCTATGCCCATATGAGCCGCATCGTCGCCAAGGTCGGCCAGAAGGTCCATGCCGGCCAGCTGATCGGCTATGTCGGCTCCACCGGCCTGTCCACCGGCCCGCATCTCCATTTCGAGATGTTCCAGAATGGCCGCGCGGTGAATCCCGCCGGGATGAAGCTCGCCCAGGCGGCCCAGCTCGCCGGCGCCCAGCTCGCCCGCTTCAAGGCCACCCTCGCCCGCCTGCTCACCACCCGCGTCGGCGGCTGA